One genomic segment of Natrononativus amylolyticus includes these proteins:
- a CDS encoding HalOD1 output domain-containing protein, with the protein MTPDTANPSLEYDPGTGSYVLHPPMTESVSVDIISAVARISGIDPLEMTPLYSQTDPELIEALYAARCDESIEIDGPIEITVADCRVSIERDGSLLIEPTQ; encoded by the coding sequence ATGACTCCCGATACAGCTAACCCAAGCCTCGAGTACGATCCGGGGACGGGATCGTACGTCCTGCACCCTCCGATGACCGAATCGGTGAGTGTCGATATCATTTCGGCAGTAGCGCGAATCTCGGGGATCGATCCCCTGGAGATGACGCCGCTGTATTCACAAACGGATCCGGAACTCATCGAAGCGCTGTACGCGGCGCGGTGCGACGAATCGATCGAAATCGACGGACCGATCGAAATCACCGTCGCGGACTGCCGCGTCTCGATCGAACGAGACGGATCACTGCTCATCGAGCCGACACAGTGA
- a CDS encoding methionine synthase codes for MTNENKDQFRPADHENEHFLLTTVVGSYPKPKWLNRAKELYEDPDHEFDEGDWREATDDASRLITAEHERAGLDVVVDGEMRRTEMVEYFAHRIDGYEFNGPVKVWGHNYFDKPSVVSEVAYDETWLVEEYEFTAEASDRPVKVPITGPYTLANWSFNEAYEDTEALAYDLADLVNEEIEKLVEAGARYIQIDEPALATTPDDHAIVGGCLERIVDDIPEEVRVGLHVCYGDYSRIYPEILEFPVDEFDLELANGDYDQLDVFTDPAFTKDLALGVTDAHVAEVESVEQIERNIKKGLEVVPPEQLVVSPDCGLKLLPREVAYGKMANMVEAARNVEEDLDAGEIDVERGAPAPADD; via the coding sequence ATGACGAACGAGAACAAAGACCAGTTCCGACCCGCCGATCACGAGAACGAGCACTTCCTGCTGACGACCGTCGTCGGCTCCTACCCCAAACCCAAGTGGCTCAACCGGGCGAAGGAGCTGTACGAGGACCCCGACCACGAGTTCGACGAGGGCGATTGGCGGGAGGCGACGGACGACGCCTCGAGGCTCATCACGGCCGAACACGAACGCGCCGGCCTCGACGTGGTCGTCGACGGCGAGATGCGCCGAACGGAGATGGTCGAGTACTTCGCCCACCGGATCGACGGCTACGAGTTCAACGGCCCGGTGAAGGTGTGGGGACACAACTACTTCGACAAACCCAGCGTCGTGAGCGAAGTCGCCTACGACGAAACGTGGCTCGTCGAGGAGTACGAGTTCACCGCCGAGGCGAGCGACCGGCCGGTCAAGGTCCCCATTACGGGTCCGTACACGCTCGCGAACTGGTCGTTCAACGAGGCCTACGAGGACACCGAGGCGCTCGCCTACGACCTCGCCGACCTGGTCAACGAGGAGATCGAGAAGCTCGTCGAGGCCGGCGCGCGCTACATCCAGATCGACGAACCCGCCCTCGCGACCACCCCCGACGACCACGCCATCGTCGGCGGCTGTCTCGAGCGCATCGTCGACGATATTCCGGAAGAGGTCCGCGTCGGGCTCCACGTCTGCTACGGCGACTACTCCCGGATCTACCCCGAGATCCTCGAGTTCCCCGTCGACGAGTTCGACCTCGAACTCGCCAACGGCGACTACGACCAGCTCGACGTGTTCACAGACCCCGCGTTCACCAAGGACCTCGCGCTCGGCGTCACCGACGCCCACGTCGCCGAGGTCGAGTCCGTCGAGCAGATCGAGCGGAACATCAAGAAAGGGCTCGAGGTCGTCCCGCCCGAACAGCTCGTCGTCTCGCCGGACTGCGGACTGAAGCTCCTGCCGCGGGAGGTCGCCTACGGCAAGATGGCGAACATGGTCGAAGCCGCCCGAAACGTCGAGGAAGACCTCGACGCGGGCGAGATCGACGTCGAGCGCGGCGCGCCCGCACCGGCGGACGACTGA
- a CDS encoding MATE family efflux transporter has protein sequence MTGSRGQLLGIWRRTVSLGWPIAVQQTLNTLMRTVDIVVTGLFSPAAVAAVGLADLYAQIPLRVGLGLGTGAIALSSQDTGRGAERTRDAAITQALAIGFCCGIPFVLLGLLAGPLLIAALGAESEVVRLGGLYLTLVFAAAPMRIVGIVGARSLQGTGDTRTPMVVNGGANALNIVLTVVLGLGIWIAPGLGIVGVGIATAVSRTFEAVAIVGAIAHERTRPSLVPSTDATIARQLVAVSVPNFAEGMSTSVANFPFNALLLLFGTEVNAAYHIGRRIYQQLTGPLYRSFGTASSIIVGQTLGEGDPDGARFAGHAILALGVITLGFCGVVLFVAADPLARIFTQDPTTIGYAAEFTRVFGVSMLFFGIFFPLAGALRGAGDTRTPFYARFVGAFAVMLGVSYVAGIVLGYGLPGVYAGIVLSYVCWAVVVGVGFRWGGWAETAANMMEERADAERQR, from the coding sequence ATGACCGGTTCTCGAGGGCAGCTGCTCGGTATCTGGCGGCGGACGGTCTCGCTCGGCTGGCCGATCGCCGTCCAGCAGACGCTCAACACGCTGATGCGGACCGTCGATATCGTCGTTACCGGACTGTTCTCGCCGGCAGCGGTCGCCGCGGTCGGTCTCGCCGATCTCTACGCCCAGATCCCGCTGCGGGTCGGTCTCGGCCTCGGCACGGGTGCGATCGCGCTCTCGAGCCAGGACACCGGTCGCGGTGCGGAGCGAACCCGCGATGCAGCCATCACGCAGGCGCTGGCGATCGGTTTCTGCTGTGGGATTCCGTTCGTCCTCCTCGGGCTGCTGGCCGGTCCGCTACTCATCGCTGCCCTCGGAGCGGAGTCGGAGGTCGTTCGGCTGGGTGGGCTCTACCTGACGCTCGTCTTCGCCGCCGCACCGATGCGGATCGTCGGCATCGTCGGTGCCCGTTCGCTACAGGGAACCGGGGATACGCGGACCCCGATGGTCGTCAACGGCGGCGCGAACGCGCTCAACATCGTGCTGACCGTCGTTCTGGGGCTGGGGATCTGGATCGCCCCGGGGCTGGGCATCGTCGGTGTCGGAATCGCGACCGCCGTGAGCCGAACGTTCGAAGCCGTCGCCATCGTTGGCGCGATCGCCCACGAGCGAACGCGACCGTCGCTGGTCCCCTCGACCGACGCCACGATCGCTCGCCAACTCGTCGCAGTGAGCGTCCCGAACTTCGCCGAGGGGATGAGCACGTCGGTAGCGAACTTCCCGTTCAACGCTCTCCTGTTGTTGTTCGGTACCGAGGTGAACGCGGCCTACCACATCGGCCGGCGGATCTACCAGCAACTCACCGGGCCGCTGTACCGCTCGTTCGGCACCGCCTCGAGCATCATCGTCGGACAGACGCTGGGCGAGGGGGATCCCGACGGGGCGCGGTTCGCCGGTCACGCCATCCTCGCACTCGGGGTCATCACTCTAGGGTTCTGTGGCGTCGTCCTGTTCGTCGCCGCCGACCCCCTGGCGCGGATCTTCACGCAGGACCCGACGACGATCGGCTACGCGGCGGAGTTCACCCGCGTGTTTGGCGTCTCGATGCTCTTCTTCGGGATCTTCTTCCCGCTCGCCGGCGCGCTGCGAGGTGCCGGCGACACCAGAACGCCGTTTTACGCCCGGTTCGTCGGCGCGTTCGCGGTCATGCTCGGCGTCTCCTACGTCGCAGGAATCGTACTGGGCTACGGTCTGCCCGGCGTCTACGCGGGAATCGTGTTGTCGTACGTCTGCTGGGCCGTCGTCGTCGGGGTCGGCTTCCGCTGGGGTGGGTGGGCGGAGACGGCCGCGAACATGATGGAAGAACGGGCCGACGCCGAACGGCAGCGATAG
- a CDS encoding helix-turn-helix transcriptional regulator, translated as MESVRRAALLAELRSAPADAGDLEDSLDISRSTVHRATNTLLELNLLQQSNGKYELTGVGEFVADETQAYRNRVGSALSLEPFLNLVDVDDVPVQHFSEADVILPQPRQPHFSVRRIIELIQSSDTLGILSTVISPFYVDVAHREMLDGMEIEAVFDEEIIDIVLEEYEREALEAFETGRFHVHVHPDVPFELFLFDDRIGMAAHDENGIARVFVETDDPNAIDWASSLYERHLAESRPVAGTSD; from the coding sequence ATGGAGTCGGTACGGAGGGCTGCGCTCCTCGCGGAGCTTCGGTCGGCGCCGGCCGACGCCGGCGACCTGGAGGACTCGCTCGACATCTCGCGGTCGACGGTTCACCGGGCGACGAACACCCTGCTGGAACTCAACCTGCTCCAGCAGTCGAACGGGAAGTACGAACTCACCGGTGTCGGGGAGTTCGTCGCCGACGAGACGCAGGCGTACAGGAACCGCGTCGGCTCCGCGCTCTCACTCGAGCCGTTTTTAAACCTGGTCGACGTCGACGACGTTCCGGTCCAGCACTTCAGCGAGGCCGACGTGATCCTGCCCCAGCCCCGTCAGCCACACTTCTCCGTTCGGCGAATCATCGAACTGATCCAAAGCTCGGACACGCTGGGTATCCTCTCGACCGTTATCTCTCCGTTCTACGTCGACGTCGCCCATCGCGAGATGCTCGACGGCATGGAGATCGAAGCCGTGTTCGACGAGGAGATCATCGACATCGTTCTCGAGGAGTACGAACGCGAGGCGCTCGAGGCGTTCGAGACCGGTCGGTTTCACGTCCACGTCCACCCGGACGTGCCGTTCGAACTGTTTCTCTTCGACGACAGAATCGGGATGGCGGCACACGACGAGAACGGCATCGCACGCGTCTTCGTGGAGACGGACGATCCGAACGCGATCGACTGGGCGAGTTCCCTGTACGAACGACACCTCGCGGAGTCCCGGCCCGTCGCCGGAACGAGCGACTGA
- a CDS encoding cystathionine gamma-synthase: MDDHDSEYRIETRSIHAGQEPDEETGALMTPIHANSTYEQDAPGDHRGYEYSRTGNPTRTDLEANLASLENAEYGRCFSSGMGSINTVCNLLESGDHVVTGNDVYGGTHRIFTQVYEQYDVEFTFVDMTDLEAIEAAFRDNTKLLWLETPTNPLMSIVDIEGAAEIAHAHDAICAIDNTFATPYLQRPLDLGADVVSHSLTKYLGGHSDVVGGALLTNDEELDERFGFYQNSVGATPGPFDCFLVLRGTKTLPVRMDRHCENARAIATWLDDHRDVERVYYPGLESHSGHEIAAEQMDDFGGMLSFELDGTLEQASTVVEETDVFTLAESLGGVESLIEQPAPMTHAAIPREERIEAGLTDSLIRVSVGIEHRDDLIGDLERAIDAALA; this comes from the coding sequence ATGGACGACCACGACAGCGAGTACCGGATCGAGACCCGGTCGATTCACGCCGGCCAGGAACCAGACGAGGAAACGGGCGCGCTGATGACCCCCATCCACGCCAACTCGACGTACGAACAGGACGCCCCCGGCGACCACCGGGGCTACGAGTACTCGAGGACCGGCAACCCCACCCGAACCGACCTCGAGGCGAACCTCGCCTCCCTCGAGAACGCCGAGTACGGCCGCTGTTTCTCGAGCGGTATGGGCTCGATCAACACCGTCTGTAACCTCCTCGAGTCCGGTGATCACGTCGTCACGGGCAACGATGTCTACGGCGGCACCCACCGCATCTTCACCCAGGTGTACGAACAGTACGACGTCGAGTTCACGTTCGTCGATATGACCGACCTCGAGGCGATCGAGGCGGCCTTTCGAGATAATACGAAACTGCTCTGGCTCGAGACGCCCACGAACCCACTGATGTCGATCGTCGACATCGAGGGGGCGGCCGAGATCGCCCACGCGCACGACGCGATCTGTGCCATCGACAATACGTTCGCGACGCCGTACCTCCAGCGGCCGCTCGACCTCGGCGCGGACGTCGTGAGCCACTCGCTGACGAAGTACCTCGGTGGCCACTCCGACGTCGTCGGCGGCGCCCTGCTGACCAACGACGAGGAACTGGACGAGCGCTTCGGCTTCTACCAGAACTCGGTGGGTGCGACGCCCGGCCCCTTCGACTGCTTCCTCGTCCTCCGGGGCACGAAGACCCTCCCCGTCCGGATGGACCGCCACTGCGAGAACGCCCGCGCGATCGCGACCTGGCTCGACGATCACCGCGACGTCGAGCGGGTGTACTACCCCGGCCTCGAGTCACATTCGGGCCACGAAATCGCCGCCGAGCAGATGGACGACTTCGGCGGGATGTTGAGCTTCGAACTCGACGGTACGCTCGAGCAGGCGTCCACCGTGGTCGAAGAGACTGACGTGTTCACGCTCGCGGAGAGTCTCGGCGGCGTCGAGAGCCTGATCGAACAGCCGGCGCCGATGACCCACGCCGCGATCCCCCGCGAGGAGCGCATCGAGGCGGGACTCACCGACAGCCTCATCCGGGTCAGCGTCGGCATCGAGCACCGGGACGATCTGATCGGCGACCTCGAGCGAGCGATCGACGCGGCACTCGCGTGA
- a CDS encoding DUF655 domain-containing protein, whose translation MSDVDTDETTVRRAVVLDYLPHGLSDDGRPQYQKSPAGYALGLEDFQLYEIAFDPDERVTIGNRVVVDPADERDVVDECHTVAYEGLTSGAQSELEYVVGDLVEEDEERFVDFYNEAQPITLRLHQLNLLPGIGKKLRNGILDERKRKPFESFEELEERVSGLHDPDDVLVQRILEELRDDDLKYRTFVGRRDQQA comes from the coding sequence ATGAGTGACGTCGACACCGACGAGACGACTGTTCGCCGCGCGGTCGTGCTGGATTACTTGCCCCACGGGCTGTCGGACGACGGCCGGCCGCAGTACCAGAAATCCCCGGCCGGCTACGCGCTCGGTCTCGAGGACTTCCAGCTCTACGAGATCGCCTTCGATCCCGACGAGCGGGTGACGATCGGCAACCGCGTCGTCGTCGACCCGGCCGACGAGCGAGACGTCGTCGACGAGTGCCACACCGTCGCCTACGAGGGCCTCACGTCGGGCGCCCAGTCGGAACTCGAGTACGTCGTGGGCGACCTGGTCGAAGAGGACGAGGAGCGGTTCGTCGACTTCTACAACGAGGCCCAGCCGATCACCCTCCGGCTCCACCAGCTCAACCTCCTCCCCGGGATCGGCAAGAAGCTGCGAAACGGCATCCTCGACGAACGAAAGCGCAAGCCCTTCGAGAGCTTCGAGGAGCTCGAGGAGCGCGTCTCGGGACTGCACGACCCCGACGACGTGCTCGTCCAGCGCATCCTCGAGGAACTCCGCGACGACGACCTGAAGTACCGGACGTTCGTCGGGCGGCGCGATCAGCAGGCCTGA
- a CDS encoding 50S ribosomal protein L21e, with product MPNSNGPRQGTRKKLANKPRERGTSPPQRAIQEYDVGQKVHLKIDPSVPKGRYHPRFDGQTGEVVGKQGDAFKVAISDRGKEKTLIVTAAHLRGQNEKSNLDR from the coding sequence ATGCCGAACTCGAACGGACCTCGTCAGGGAACCCGCAAAAAGCTCGCGAACAAACCTCGAGAGCGCGGGACCTCCCCGCCGCAGCGCGCGATTCAGGAGTACGACGTCGGACAGAAAGTCCACCTCAAGATCGACCCGAGCGTCCCCAAGGGACGCTACCACCCGCGATTCGACGGTCAGACCGGCGAAGTCGTCGGGAAACAGGGCGACGCGTTCAAGGTCGCCATCAGCGACCGCGGCAAGGAGAAGACGCTGATCGTGACCGCGGCCCACCTGCGCGGCCAGAACGAGAAATCGAACCTGGACCGGTAG
- a CDS encoding mechanosensitive ion channel family protein encodes MYEVLIGLDWLAERFPATNQRLAVTIAAVGVLLFALLSYRDLQRWLNERTRPLYADIVTTVGLLATALFSIAVILGVWGQTGEVQELYADQELGGETIALVIFSFVIVVSTYIVTRVVQRILHDVLSSSSAVTDHQLEISHRLSQVLIWFVALFVILGIWVDDLGGLLVGAGFLGIVLGMAANQTLGSVIAGFVLMFSRPFEIGDWIEVEDEEGIVTDISVFNTRIQSFDGEYIMIPNDVIGSSVVTNRSRRGRLRVEIDVGVDYETDLEEAGDLALECIEDLDEPMAVPSPQVVTKEFGDSAVVLGLRFWIDKPSARRETNARTAAIHAVKSAFDDGAIKIPYPQRELSGRPETEGVRIRDGSPPDRRASAADADETETEMPGATPEDE; translated from the coding sequence ATGTACGAGGTACTGATCGGACTCGACTGGCTGGCCGAACGGTTCCCGGCGACGAACCAGCGACTCGCCGTGACGATCGCGGCGGTCGGCGTGTTGCTGTTCGCGTTGCTCTCTTACCGGGACCTCCAGCGGTGGCTCAACGAGCGAACGCGCCCGCTGTACGCCGACATCGTGACGACGGTCGGGCTGCTCGCGACGGCCCTGTTCTCGATCGCCGTCATCCTCGGCGTGTGGGGTCAGACCGGTGAGGTGCAGGAACTGTACGCCGACCAGGAACTCGGCGGCGAGACCATCGCGCTGGTGATCTTCTCGTTCGTCATCGTCGTGAGCACGTACATCGTCACCCGCGTCGTCCAGCGGATCCTGCACGACGTCCTCAGCTCCTCGTCGGCGGTGACCGACCACCAGCTCGAGATCTCCCACCGGCTCTCGCAGGTGCTGATCTGGTTCGTCGCGCTGTTCGTCATCCTCGGCATCTGGGTCGACGACCTCGGCGGATTGCTCGTCGGCGCCGGCTTCCTCGGGATCGTCCTCGGGATGGCCGCCAATCAGACGCTGGGGTCGGTGATCGCGGGCTTCGTCCTGATGTTCTCGCGGCCGTTCGAGATCGGCGACTGGATCGAGGTCGAAGACGAGGAGGGGATCGTCACCGATATCTCCGTCTTCAACACCCGCATCCAGTCGTTCGACGGCGAGTACATCATGATCCCGAACGACGTCATCGGCTCGAGCGTCGTCACCAACCGCTCGCGGCGCGGACGCCTGCGCGTCGAGATCGACGTCGGCGTCGACTACGAGACGGACCTCGAGGAAGCCGGCGACCTCGCGCTCGAGTGCATCGAGGATCTCGACGAACCGATGGCCGTTCCGTCCCCACAGGTCGTGACGAAGGAGTTCGGCGATTCGGCGGTGGTTCTGGGGCTTCGGTTCTGGATCGACAAGCCGAGCGCGCGCCGGGAGACGAACGCGCGGACCGCGGCGATTCACGCCGTCAAATCCGCCTTCGACGACGGGGCGATCAAGATCCCGTACCCCCAGCGCGAACTCTCGGGTCGACCGGAGACGGAGGGGGTTCGCATCCGGGACGGCTCCCCGCCGGACCGGCGGGCGAGCGCGGCCGACGCGGACGAGACCGAAACCGAGATGCCCGGCGCAACCCCGGAGGACGAGTAG
- a CDS encoding HemK2/MTQ2 family protein methyltransferase: MDLAERRGLETDVYQPAEDSRLLAETACDRLAGRETVLEVGTGSGYVAERIASETAARVVAADVNPHATQQARDRGLEAVRADLVSPFADDSFDAVVFNPPYLPTDPDHEWDDWMERALSGGEDGRAVIEPFLETVGRVLAPDGVVLLLVSSLTGVETVVDRAGEAGFSAAAVADESFPFETLTILELFR; encoded by the coding sequence ATGGACCTCGCAGAACGCCGCGGGCTCGAAACCGACGTCTACCAGCCCGCCGAGGACTCCCGGCTGCTCGCGGAGACCGCCTGCGATCGGCTAGCAGGACGAGAGACCGTCCTCGAGGTCGGCACCGGGTCGGGCTACGTCGCAGAGCGGATCGCGAGCGAAACGGCCGCCCGCGTCGTCGCCGCGGACGTCAACCCTCATGCGACCCAGCAGGCGCGCGACCGCGGCCTCGAGGCGGTTCGTGCCGATCTCGTCTCGCCGTTCGCCGATGACAGCTTCGACGCCGTCGTCTTCAACCCGCCGTACCTGCCGACCGACCCCGACCACGAGTGGGACGACTGGATGGAGCGGGCGCTCTCGGGCGGCGAGGACGGCCGCGCGGTGATCGAGCCGTTCCTCGAGACCGTCGGCCGGGTCCTCGCCCCCGACGGCGTCGTCCTCCTGCTGGTGAGCAGCCTCACCGGCGTCGAAACCGTCGTCGACCGCGCGGGCGAAGCGGGGTTCAGCGCGGCCGCCGTCGCCGACGAGTCGTTTCCCTTCGAGACGCTGACGATCCTCGAGTTGTTCCGCTAA
- a CDS encoding DUF7344 domain-containing protein: protein MIHTDSDSGPLSLDELFGLLAQRRRRYVLYELRDRDHVDVRELAVAIVARETNDPPDNVPEERIERVSIRLHHNDLPMLHDAKLLEYDERQGDVSASTYFELVEKYLEVAEEDEDGTSLS from the coding sequence ATGATTCACACTGACAGCGATTCGGGTCCACTCTCACTCGACGAGCTGTTCGGCCTGCTCGCGCAGAGGCGACGCCGGTACGTGCTCTACGAGCTTCGTGACCGGGACCACGTCGACGTTCGCGAACTGGCTGTCGCGATCGTCGCCCGCGAAACGAACGATCCGCCCGACAACGTCCCCGAAGAACGGATCGAACGCGTTTCGATCCGGTTGCACCACAACGATCTCCCGATGCTCCACGACGCGAAACTCCTCGAGTACGACGAGCGGCAGGGAGACGTCTCGGCGTCGACGTACTTCGAACTCGTGGAGAAGTACCTCGAGGTGGCCGAAGAAGACGAGGACGGGACGTCACTCTCGTAG
- a CDS encoding RNA polymerase Rpb4 family protein → MTIFKEIVDEEFLTVSETKELLADIEAERALDEERELRYELARAIEHVNRFTVLDPEDAQALVDDLQELEKVDEPTAYKITNLLPQDRDELRSVYAQQRYTLSGEELDEILNVVSQYA, encoded by the coding sequence ATGACGATCTTCAAAGAGATCGTCGACGAGGAGTTCCTGACGGTCTCGGAGACGAAGGAACTGCTCGCCGACATCGAGGCCGAGCGCGCGCTCGACGAGGAGCGAGAGCTGCGCTACGAGCTCGCGCGTGCGATCGAGCACGTCAACCGGTTTACCGTCCTCGACCCCGAGGACGCACAGGCGCTCGTCGACGACTTGCAGGAACTCGAGAAAGTCGACGAGCCGACCGCCTACAAGATCACGAACCTCCTCCCCCAGGACAGAGACGAACTCCGGTCGGTGTACGCCCAGCAGCGCTACACCCTCTCGGGTGAGGAACTGGACGAGATCCTCAACGTCGTCTCGCAGTACGCCTGA
- a CDS encoding 5-methyltetrahydropteroyltriglutamate--homocysteine methyltransferase, producing MTEYVSTTPGLFPLPDWAKDDLSGLKGHQKHDLVSGDEGEAITGVYDEARAEVIDTQHAVGLDRIAEGQLRWDDMLAHPLAVHDAVETRGIVRYYDNNNFYREPVVSGDLDFSGDVARELETAAAGSDAPLQAVLPGPYSLADLATDEHYGDEADFLAAIAEFLAGELEAFPDHETLFLLEPSLVESPPGDGLDERASEAIDAVAAATDADVVVHTYWGAIEEKVYAHLLDAAFEAVGFDFVANQDENLYNIQEYGTKGDIALGLADGQNTLVEDPEAIRDRADWVFDQLPAAEFDTAYLTTNTETFYLPYSKFEAKLEALADAAALTEVNTV from the coding sequence ATGACCGAGTACGTTTCGACCACGCCCGGGCTGTTCCCGCTTCCGGACTGGGCAAAAGACGATCTTTCGGGCCTGAAAGGCCACCAGAAACACGATCTCGTCAGCGGCGACGAGGGCGAGGCGATCACCGGCGTCTACGACGAGGCGCGCGCCGAGGTGATCGACACTCAGCACGCGGTCGGCCTCGACCGAATCGCCGAGGGCCAGCTTCGCTGGGACGACATGCTCGCACACCCGCTGGCCGTCCACGACGCCGTCGAGACCCGCGGCATCGTCCGGTACTACGACAACAACAACTTCTACCGGGAGCCGGTCGTCTCCGGCGACCTCGACTTTTCGGGTGACGTCGCGCGGGAACTCGAGACGGCCGCCGCTGGATCCGACGCACCCCTCCAGGCGGTGCTTCCCGGCCCGTACTCGCTCGCGGATCTGGCGACCGACGAGCACTACGGCGACGAAGCCGACTTCCTCGCGGCGATCGCGGAGTTCCTCGCGGGCGAACTCGAGGCCTTCCCGGACCACGAGACGCTGTTCCTCCTCGAGCCCTCGCTGGTCGAGAGCCCGCCGGGAGACGGACTCGACGAGCGCGCCAGCGAGGCGATCGACGCCGTCGCGGCCGCCACGGACGCCGACGTGGTCGTCCACACCTACTGGGGCGCCATAGAGGAGAAGGTGTACGCCCACCTGCTCGACGCCGCGTTCGAGGCGGTCGGCTTCGACTTCGTCGCGAACCAGGACGAGAACCTGTACAACATCCAGGAGTACGGCACGAAGGGCGACATCGCGCTCGGACTGGCCGACGGTCAGAACACGCTGGTCGAGGATCCGGAGGCGATCCGCGACCGCGCCGACTGGGTGTTCGACCAGCTGCCGGCCGCCGAGTTCGACACTGCCTACCTGACGACCAACACCGAGACGTTCTACCTGCCGTACAGCAAGTTCGAGGCCAAACTCGAGGCGCTCGCCGACGCCGCGGCGCTCACCGAGGTGAACACCGTATGA
- a CDS encoding 16S ribosomal RNA methyltransferase A — protein sequence MRDPDGLIARAGVRGDPDRDQHFLVDDRVLDRLPTYLTESDADSSHLLEIGGGTGALTDRLLAVGDRVTVVERDAVLAEFLREEFVEEIDDGRLTVLEGDALEVDLPDFTASVSNLPYGVSSEITFRLLPEKRPLVLMFQQEFAERMVAEPGTPEYGRLSVSTQHYADVEIVESIPKEAFSPPPAVRSAVVRAIPRDPDYEVDDEAFFLRFVKALFTQRRKTMRNAIRNTAHISGLEDPDAVVDAADDDLLRKRAGAVSPREFAALAGLAADVGRPEDG from the coding sequence ATGAGAGATCCAGACGGGCTGATCGCCCGCGCCGGCGTGCGGGGCGATCCGGACCGCGATCAACACTTTCTGGTCGACGATCGGGTCCTCGACCGACTGCCGACCTACCTTACGGAAAGCGACGCCGACTCGAGCCACCTGCTCGAGATCGGCGGCGGAACCGGTGCGCTGACCGACCGACTGCTCGCGGTGGGCGACCGGGTGACTGTCGTCGAGCGCGACGCCGTCCTCGCCGAGTTCCTCCGCGAGGAGTTCGTCGAGGAGATCGACGACGGACGACTGACGGTGCTCGAGGGCGACGCCCTCGAGGTCGACCTCCCCGACTTTACGGCCTCCGTCTCGAACCTTCCGTACGGCGTCTCGAGCGAGATCACCTTTCGCTTGCTCCCGGAAAAGCGCCCGCTCGTGTTGATGTTCCAGCAGGAGTTCGCCGAGCGAATGGTCGCCGAGCCCGGTACCCCCGAGTACGGGCGGCTGTCGGTGTCGACCCAGCACTACGCGGACGTCGAGATCGTCGAGTCGATCCCGAAGGAAGCGTTCTCGCCGCCGCCGGCGGTACGGAGCGCGGTCGTCCGGGCGATCCCGCGCGACCCCGACTACGAGGTCGACGACGAGGCGTTCTTCCTCCGGTTCGTCAAGGCGCTGTTCACCCAGCGGCGCAAGACGATGCGCAACGCGATCCGGAACACGGCTCACATCTCGGGGCTCGAAGACCCCGACGCCGTCGTCGACGCTGCGGACGACGACCTCCTGAGAAAACGCGCCGGTGCCGTTAGCCCGCGAGAGTTCGCGGCGCTCGCCGGGCTCGCCGCCGACGTCGGGCGTCCGGAGGACGGATGA